The sequence TGTGTGTCCTCTACATTCGCTACCCAGTAGCGCAGAGCTTCATTGACTGCATCTTTTAATGTGGCACTTCCCTGGGTGACACTCACCACTTTCGCTCCCATTAACTCCATTCTGAATACGTTGAGCTTCTGTCTGCGAATGTCTTGCTCCCCCATAAAAATGACGCAATCCAGGTTTAATAGAGCGCATACGGTTGCCGTCGCCACACCGTGCTGCCCTGCCCCTGTTTCCGCCACGATTTTTCTTTTGCCCATCCGTTCTGCAAGCAGGGCCTGACCGATTGTATTATTGATTTTGTGAGCACCCGTATGATTGAGATCCTCACGTTTTAAATAGATTTTCGCTCCCCCTACCTGTTTGCTTAGATTTTCAGCAAAGTAGAGTGGGTTTTCTCTTCCTACATAATCCTTTAAGTAGTTTTGAAGTTTCACTTGGAATTCTTCATCCTTAGAGGCTTCATCATAAGCCTCTTCCAATTCTTGAACAGCCTTCATCAATGATTCCGGAACGAACCTTCCCCCGAATTGCCCGAATAACCCTTTTTGATCTGGTTGTGCGTATATCATCTCAATTCCTCCATTCATTGATTTAATCAATCGTTATACCGACTTCGCCTCTTGAATAAATGATTCTATCTTTCTTCTATCCTTCTTCCCATCCGTCTCCACACCACTTGAAACATCCACCATATAGGGACGGACCTTTGTGATCGCCTCCCGAACATTATCCAGATTCAATCCACCGGCAAGGAGCAAGTGTTGAGGGATGTTTAGTTCATGGACATAATCCCAATTAAACGTCGTCCCATTCCCTCCACGATGAGGCCCCTTTCCGCTATCCACCAAAATCATCTCTCCGCCAAAGAATTCGATCCCATCTAAGTCTTCTTTTTCCTTTATCGAAATCGCCTTGATAAAAGGAATATTGAGACTATTACAAAACTGGACTGATTCATCTCCATGAAGCTGTACGTAATCTAGATTTACTGTTCTGGATATTTCCTCCATCTTCTCTTTAGCCTCATTTACAAACACGCCAATTTTTAATACATTCGAAGGCAGTGAAGCACTTATTAGTGCTGCTGATTCCGCGTCAATTTTTCTTTTACTATCTGCGAACACGAATCCTATCGCATCAGCTCCAGCTTCAAGTGCCCACAGAGCCTCTTCTTGTCTTCTAATTCCACACACCTTTACTTTGGTCATTTCACCACACCTTTTCTTACTTGTAAGGAGGCAAGCTTAGTTGCAGGGTCATCACTTCTCATTAACGACTCTCCGACGAGGACTCCATCCGCACCTGCGATTACGACTTGATGACA is a genomic window of Rossellomorea sp. y25 containing:
- a CDS encoding phosphoribosylanthranilate isomerase, with protein sequence MTKVKVCGIRRQEEALWALEAGADAIGFVFADSKRKIDAESAALISASLPSNVLKIGVFVNEAKEKMEEISRTVNLDYVQLHGDESVQFCNSLNIPFIKAISIKEKEDLDGIEFFGGEMILVDSGKGPHRGGNGTTFNWDYVHELNIPQHLLLAGGLNLDNVREAITKVRPYMVDVSSGVETDGKKDRRKIESFIQEAKSV